CAgatctttttaaaattaattaatttttatatagaaTAGAACAGTGCCCTAACACGCCTTTAATTCGTTAGATGGTGACTCTTCTCTTTTTTAATTCTAAAAAGAGTTGTCACATCATTGCAAAtctattttgagaaaaatgggGCGCGACAGCAGGCCTGATTCACCCCACCTTCCTGCATCAGTATCCGAGACTTGCATTTAGGAGTACGTGAGGTAGTTGCTAGTTGCTTCAGCTGACATCACATACCTTTTacattgtgaccttattctattCTAGAAATGGAGACATTCagacttatattttctttgaatttgTATTATTATCTAGTGGCGTGTACACGTGACACCAtattttgagaaatattttatacatatatacttATGGAATTTGCGTAGTGTttccttgtttttttttcttttcgttTTCTGCAATTACCCTTGTAGAGAATTGTTTAGGCTTACCTGTCTAGGTGGGATAAGATAGCTACTATCACATCCGATTTTTTGATCGTGACAACGATCAATCCTAAATACTTGAATCTATATCATAAATTGATGAAGCGCCGAATGACGtcaatacatgaaatatatggtatgtaaaatagctgaatgaAACAACTGGCTAAAACTGAACATACTGAGTTAAATGAGCAAATCGGAAGATAGACAAAAACAAAGTTGACTGAATAGTATaaaacaagatttttttttcaactgAAAAGATGGGACATGTTCTAAAATTGATTAACtgaaacataatatataaaacTATTTTTATGAGGACTTGAAAATATGTCTAGcattgctatatatatatatatatatatatatatatatatatatatatatatatatatatatataaaagtggAGAGTTTTTTGCAATCCACATACATTATGTGAGCTCATGATGCCCAATTGAGGGTTTTCCTATAGCTTGGCAAGGTATAAAACATGTATATCTAATGTTGATACACTACTAAACCTCTTAGGCTAAAAGAGTTAACCGTCTAGCAGTATGCATCTTatgatggcacatagttatggaaCTTGAATTTTTTCCTGAACCAGTATCCTTTCGGTGGTAAATAATCCTCCTAAGATAATCAGTATATAATGGCATGCTCATAAATAGATAATTATCTATCTTTCTGAATCAACTATGAAACTTTACTCATAATTTGTAAAATTGTACTACTGGTGAGCTTATGCTCACAACTATAAGAAACATAGTGACATTCTGAGGTTTCATGATAAAGACTATTTTCTTTggaaaatcatatttatgtatgtaAGGAAAATTTGTAAACTTTCATAAGGAATCTTTCAAGTGACTAAGCTTTCTGTAAAAATTGACTTTGCTTTGTTTCTGAAAATATGCACTTGaggtaaaatatatatactttcttaaaatatttctttaaaacttataatatactttaattatgaaaacaatgtatataaaaaactatgataaaatttttaaataactttaGCTAAGAAGGGTCCATATGGTAGAATAAGAATGAACCATAGATCAGAGATCGTCAATGATAAGTAgtacaataatttcaataataggATCAACACTAAACAATTGGAAATAAAGAGAAATTGAAACAATAGACTTTGGAGTAAAAACCTTATCTTTGATCTTTCTAACTGAAACTGTAGATATAGGGTATGAGGAAGAATTATGTTCCtctatgatagccttacatacctggaagaataGATTGTTTTGGATGAAGCTCGAAGAACCTTAGATTTGGCTCTTTGAGAGACTTCTGAAAGCTTGCTCCTTCTTTAGCCTTTAGAAGGGTTTTTGCTTGAAACCTTGCGTTCTAAGTTGGAGAGGATGGAGGCATATTTAACATAATATTTGTAAGGGTTCTTTCTCAGTCAAAATAAGTTTAAATACATATAAGTTGAATATTCATAGATAGtagacaaaaatacccttaattaTACGAAGTTGGGCGGATTTTGCACCTGTATAAGTGGGGTGCGTCGGTGGGTTTAACGCGCACACACACTCTAAAGTGTGCCCCGCCAACCCTATCACGCCTCTAAAGACCCTTCCTCATGGAATCCATCACAGCCACTGATGTATGGTGACAGGTGTGGCACGGACCTCATGTAGTGCTTAGTAAATTGGCTAataacttcttgctcacatatCGGATTTATAAACGGTTTGATATGTTGGAGATAAGACTCACGTGCCTTTAATTGAATAGGTTATGAGTCACATGATTTTttatattctaagagatataTCTATTTCAAGTTGATTCTTGTTTGAACTTACACAAAAACTTAATCATTAGGGAAACTCAcaactcgactttgtgctaAAGGTTTTCTATGACCTTAGCTCACTTCCAATACACTTCCACACTTAGTACTTGACTTTAACACCTATGTATAACTAAAAATCACATCTTAGATTAGAATTTGCGAGATATTACAATCAAGTTAATTAGGGCATTTTTTTGCCATTATCAACAACACCTCTTTGAAAACCTTCCATGCATACTATACAAAGGCCAATTTCATAATTAACAGTAGGCAATTGAACTTGAGTACTCACGTCGTGATCATCGGAAGGAGGAAAACATCATGGTGGCTCAACCGTGTCACCACCTGCAATTCCAACCACTGTTAACgccaaatcaaaatcaaaatctttatccatataaaatgaaaatatgTTAACTTATGATGATTGATTCTACTAGATAGttgaatatgtatatatataggaatttttatttaatttaaatttttttgtaaaaaatcaccccccccccccaccatGCTACACTACTTGGGTTGTGGGTTCGGCAACGACCTAAGTGCCATGAATTTGGTTTTCtagttttataatatatataaattaaatatgtcTGAAAAAAGTGTGTGCAATTACGTAGAAAGAATTGACGTACAATTTTTACTGACCAAAAAAACTTTGTTTAAAGAAAAAGTCTGagtaaattaattaatctacacaaggaaagaaaaagtcATTGTGTTTATATATCTAAGACTTCAAGTTATATATATTCACGGtgtaaaattttgagtttaagttatatatataattcgtATATAAAAGAGAAGTAACATTGTTATCTTTTTGTCGTACTGTCAGTACGCTACTTGACTGAGTGTTTTAGTATTTTTAAGatgatattataataaatatgggcagcccggtgcacttaagctcccgctatgcgcagggtccggagaagggcccgaccacaagggtctattgtacgcagccttaccttgcatttctgccagaggctgtttccaaggcttgaacccgtgacctcctggtcacatggcagcaactttaccagttactccaaggctccccttctgatattataataaatataaaaaaaaaaaaagggcagcccggtgcacttaagctcccgctatgcgcagggtccggggaagggcccgaccacaagggtctgttgtacgcagccttaccttgcatttctgccagaggctgtttccaaggcttgaacccgtgacctcctggtcacatggcagcaactttaccagtgcACCGGGCAATATATTTATTACTTAGACTATTTGggcaatatatttttttgtataataaGTCAATGAATGATCTGAAGTTAGGTGaacatatataaataacttGAGTACAATTTGGCATGTGAAGATACAAATTGACCGAGTCGTCTAGAGTGGATATGGTAAATCTACCAACATTATGTAGAAGTAATGAAACGATAAATTCTAggtataatacataaacatgttTTTAACAAGTAGATACATGTCTTTTACGTGTCATCATACACATTAGACGCTACATATGATGgatgtgtctacttgttcaattttataaaaatttaaatatttctttatgCATACCGaaagttgaaaatcataaatatcAGGTGAACAAGTTAAAAAGATATATTTATGTAGTATTCCTAAATTCTAGGTTTTTTAACTTGATCTTAGCTCGTATCAGTGTCTTCAACTTTGAACGTAAATAAGTAGATACTTAAATTTATGTAAAATTTAACAAGTAGatacattttttttgtatgGCATCATACACATAAGAAGCTAAATAGGACGGATATGTCTACTTGTttaactttatacaagtttaagaaTCTCTTTATGCACATCGAAAATTGATAAACATAGATAAAAGGTGAACACAAGTTAAATGATACATTTATTTATTACGCCTAAATTCTAGGTTTTTTCATCTCTAGTCTTATAGTCTTATCTTCAATTCTCAAGACATGTTTTTATTAAACAAGGGTAATTAAGTAAATtacacatattttttatttcttaataggcatgatttctttatttatttggctaaaataatatttattttgggacTAAGGGAGAAGTATTCAATGTGTGAATTCCAAGATCCAGCTAACTTTGCAATCTTTCTGCTTTGTTTATTTGAAGTACTTAAAGCAAGttgtttaattttgttttattgAGAATAATATTGTGGCTCTTTAGTCTTTATGTATGATGGTGACTAgctttttttccaattttttaaattgaaacTCCCAAGTCCCAACACCACACACACAAGATTGAGAaacagagaaaagaaaagaaaaagagttaTGGCTTATGCTGCTATTACTTCTCTTATGAGAACCATACATCAATCAATGCAACTTACTGGGTATAATTTGCAATCTTTTTATGAGAGGTTTGAATCTTTGAGATCTATTTTGGAGAAAAACTGTCTAATAACCGGCCATTTAGAGGCGTTGACAAGCTTGGAAGGTGAAATCACAGAGCTAGTATGTAGCACAGAAGATTTGGTTGACTCAGAATCAAGAAAAGTTTTCTTAGCAGAAAACGAAATCACGCGAAAAATAGAATTTTGGGAACTTCGTTTCGTATTGAAACAGgcattattgcatattgattccgcTATAAACAAGTGGTTGGAAACTAGGTTGGACATGGAAGATGTGAAACTACAAATACTGACCCTACCAAGTGCATCTCAATATGCATTTGAGCCTGATGAGGAGAATATGATGGTTGGCCATGAAAATGAATTTGAAATGATGCAGGATCAACTTGCTCGAGGAACGAGGGAACTACAAGTTGTGTCAATTGTAGGTATTGGAGGTATAGGAAAGACAACTCTGGCTAACAAGATTTATAATGATCCGTTCATTATGTCTCGTTTTGACATTCGTGCAAAAGCTATTGTTTCACAAGGGTATTGCGCGAGAGTTGTACTCATAGGCCTTCTTTCTTGTATAATTGGGAAGACCGATGAATTTCATGAGCAGCACGATGATGGGGAACTAGCAGACCGACTGCAAAAGCTTCTAAAAGGCAGGAGGTACTTGGTAGTCATCGATGATATATGGACTAAAGGAGCTTGGGATGATATAAAACTATGTCTCTCAGAATCTAATTGTGGAAGTCGAATACTCCTGACTACTCGGGATATGAAGGTGGCTGAATATGCTAACTTAGGTAATCCTCCTTATCGAATGCGCTTCATGAATTTTGATGAAAGTTGGAGTTTATTGTGTGAAAAGGTCTTTGCAAAAGCCTTTTTTCCCTCTGAATTTGAACAACTTGGGAAACAAATTGCTCTAGAATGCAAAGGATTGCCTCTAGCAATTGTTGTAATTGCTGGACTTCtttccaaaataggaaaaacaTTGAATGAGTGGAAAGGTGTAGCAGAAAATGTAAGTTCAATGGTAAGCACAAATCTTGATGATCATTGCTCAAGAGTGCTAGCTTTGAGTTACCATCACTTGCCACAAcacttaaaatcatgctttcTATATTTTGCAATCTTCCCGGAGGATGAAGTGATTTTTGTTGATAAATTAATGGAATTATGGGTTGTAGAAGGATTTTTGAAGGTAGAAGAGACGAAAAGCATTAAAGAAATGGCGGAGAAATATCTGAAAGATCTTATAGATAGAAGTTTAGTTTTCGTGCACCATTTGAGTTTTGATGGAAAACTCAAGAGTTGTAGAATTCATGATGTAATCCGTGAATTCTGCTTGAAAGAAGCTCGAAACTTGAATTTTTTGAATGATAATGGaggaaagaatgaatatcaaaCTACTCCATATGCACAATCCATGCATATCGCCTCTAAGAGACGTGGTCGGATCAGTATTCAAAATGGAGAAGAGTTAGCTAGGTGTGGTAATAGTAGTGAGGCCTGCgctattttccttttttatagATATCGAGGGTTCAAGCCAGAGTTATCGCGTTTCAAGCTAGTAAGAGTACTAGATCTTGCTTTATTGAGGTGTTTTAGTTTTCCTAGTTGGATACTTGATCTAATTCACTTGAGATATCTAGCTTTGACTCTTTCCCCAGGCTTGCAAAGCCGTCTAGGAGAAGATATACCTTCATCACTAGACATTCCTCTATCGATATCTAGCCTACATTATCTGCAAACTTTTATACTTAAGGTTTCACATCACGAGATCTCGCGATATCCTTTCATATTACCATCAGATATTTTGACAATACCGCAATTGAGTCACCTCTGTCTGGACTGGAATTACTTGCGTTATCACGAGCATAAAGAGAAAAGTTTGGTTCTGAAAAATTTGCTTAGTCTATTTGGATGGAATCCGTTATTCTGTACTTGGTCCGTCTTTAGACTACTTCCCAACTTAAAGAAGTTGCAAATATGTGGCATCAGAGAAGACTTTCGTAGGAGCAAGGACATTCTCTATTTCCGCTACTTAGATCAGCTTGAGGAATTGGAATTTCGTATTGCTGGTCCACGAGATCTTCCTCCTGAAGATGATTTTCCACCTTTGCTCCTACCTTCTCCGGGTGCTTTTCCAGAAAACCTTAAGAATTTAGCCTTAAGTGGGACTTGTTTGTTGTTGGAGGATTTGAGCATCATTGCTAAATTGCCCAAACTCGAGGCCCTCAAGCTAGAATATGATGCTTGTGTAGGCATGGAGTGGGAGGTAGTTAAGGAAGGATTTCCTTGCTTGAAATACTTGCTACTCAAACGTTTGAGCATATGGTACTGGAGAGCCGATAGTACTCACTTCCCATGCCTTGAACGATTGTTCGTCAAGGCTTGCTGGTACTTGGATTCAATACCTCAAGATTTTGCACAAATAACCACACTTGAGCTAATTGATATAAGAGGATGTGCACAATCTGTAGGGAATTCCGCGAAGCAAATTCAACATGACATTGAAGATTACTATGCAAGTTCTGTTGAGGTTTGTATCAGTTAGGCCTGTATGACAACAGAATTTACGAAGAAGAGGAATGATAGTCTGCAACAGGTGTATCCTCTGTGAACAAGGCTATAAAGATGCAAAATACTATTCATACATTGCAAGTTTACAGCTCAGATTTGTTACATGTTTCTGAATTATTTGAACTAAA
The sequence above is a segment of the Solanum dulcamara chromosome 11, daSolDulc1.2, whole genome shotgun sequence genome. Coding sequences within it:
- the LOC129875203 gene encoding putative late blight resistance protein homolog R1B-16; the encoded protein is MAYAAITSLMRTIHQSMQLTGYNLQSFYERFESLRSILEKNCLITGHLEALTSLEGEITELVCSTEDLVDSESRKVFLAENEITRKIEFWELRFVLKQALLHIDSAINKWLETRLDMEDVKLQILTLPSASQYAFEPDEENMMVGHENEFEMMQDQLARGTRELQVVSIVGIGGIGKTTLANKIYNDPFIMSRFDIRAKAIVSQGYCARVVLIGLLSCIIGKTDEFHEQHDDGELADRLQKLLKGRRYLVVIDDIWTKGAWDDIKLCLSESNCGSRILLTTRDMKVAEYANLGNPPYRMRFMNFDESWSLLCEKVFAKAFFPSEFEQLGKQIALECKGLPLAIVVIAGLLSKIGKTLNEWKGVAENVSSMVSTNLDDHCSRVLALSYHHLPQHLKSCFLYFAIFPEDEVIFVDKLMELWVVEGFLKVEETKSIKEMAEKYLKDLIDRSLVFVHHLSFDGKLKSCRIHDVIREFCLKEARNLNFLNDNGGKNEYQTTPYAQSMHIASKRRGRISIQNGEELARCGNSSEACAIFLFYRYRGFKPELSRFKLVRVLDLALLRCFSFPSWILDLIHLRYLALTLSPGLQSRLGEDIPSSLDIPLSISSLHYLQTFILKVSHHEISRYPFILPSDILTIPQLSHLCLDWNYLRYHEHKEKSLVLKNLLSLFGWNPLFCTWSVFRLLPNLKKLQICGIREDFRRSKDILYFRYLDQLEELEFRIAGPRDLPPEDDFPPLLLPSPGAFPENLKNLALSGTCLLLEDLSIIAKLPKLEALKLEYDACVGMEWEVVKEGFPCLKYLLLKRLSIWYWRADSTHFPCLERLFVKACWYLDSIPQDFAQITTLELIDIRGCAQSVGNSAKQIQHDIEDYYASSVEVCIS